In a single window of the Streptomyces sp. NBC_00353 genome:
- a CDS encoding gas vesicle protein, protein MGDFPSRATPYGQGSSANLADILERVLDKGIVIAGDIQINLLDIELLTIKLRLLIASVDKAKEMGIDWWEHDPSLSSRANDGYSSLAEENKRLRAEIEAMREGGELPPAEGEESGSAAPRRTSRTKRAAPRARSDRRDAP, encoded by the coding sequence ATGGGCGACTTCCCGTCCAGAGCCACCCCCTACGGTCAGGGGTCCTCGGCCAATCTCGCCGACATCCTGGAGCGGGTCCTGGACAAGGGCATCGTCATCGCGGGCGATATCCAGATCAACCTGCTGGATATCGAACTTCTCACCATCAAGCTGCGCCTGCTGATCGCGTCGGTGGACAAAGCGAAGGAGATGGGCATCGACTGGTGGGAGCATGATCCTTCGCTGTCCTCACGCGCCAACGACGGTTACAGCTCACTCGCCGAGGAGAACAAGAGGCTGCGTGCCGAGATTGAGGCGATGCGCGAGGGCGGTGAGTTGCCACCGGCCGAGGGCGAGGAGAGTGGCTCTGCAGCCCCGCGCCGCACTTCACGTACCAAACGTGCAGCGCCCAGAGCCCGCAGCGATAGGCGGGACGCGCCATGA
- a CDS encoding gas vesicle protein GvpG, with amino-acid sequence MGLFTQLATLPLAPVRGVAWVMERVVETAENEYYDPAPVERELAELERALLAGDIDEETFDRREDELLDRLDEIRAHVQGTDT; translated from the coding sequence ATGGGGCTGTTCACTCAACTCGCCACCCTCCCACTGGCGCCGGTGCGCGGCGTGGCCTGGGTCATGGAGCGTGTCGTCGAGACCGCGGAGAACGAGTACTACGACCCAGCCCCCGTCGAGCGGGAACTCGCCGAGCTCGAGCGGGCGCTGCTGGCGGGAGACATCGACGAGGAAACCTTCGACCGGCGCGAGGACGAGCTGCTGGACCGGCTGGACGAGATCAGGGCCCATGTCCAGGGCACCGATACCTGA
- a CDS encoding GvpL/GvpF family gas vesicle protein, with protein sequence MAVYVYSIVAATHPQRLDDLDGVGNPPTSLRTVKTDKLAAVVSDAPENLRPKRRDLAAHQAVQERLMADGTVLPLQFGFTTLDDDAVRAVLEERKDEFAERLQALEGCVEYHLKAAQDEDALLRQILLESDEARGLNEEIRSGNSSPDLSFALGELVSQEVQERQDRLAAGVLDALRGFAREERSSPPTGNDFLNVSFLVERDKEQSFLSEEQGLAKELGEDFDLRLLGPLPAYSFV encoded by the coding sequence ATGGCCGTATACGTCTACTCCATTGTCGCGGCCACCCATCCGCAGCGCCTGGACGACCTCGACGGGGTAGGGAATCCACCCACGAGCCTTCGCACCGTGAAGACCGACAAGCTGGCGGCGGTCGTCAGCGACGCCCCCGAGAACCTACGGCCCAAACGCAGGGACCTCGCCGCACATCAGGCCGTGCAGGAACGGCTGATGGCCGACGGCACGGTTCTACCGTTGCAGTTCGGCTTCACCACTCTGGACGACGACGCCGTACGAGCGGTGCTGGAGGAGCGCAAGGACGAGTTCGCCGAGCGGTTGCAGGCGCTGGAGGGCTGCGTGGAATACCACCTGAAGGCTGCCCAGGACGAGGATGCCCTGCTGCGGCAGATCCTTTTGGAGTCCGACGAGGCGCGCGGGCTCAACGAGGAGATCAGAAGCGGCAACAGCAGCCCGGACCTGTCGTTCGCCCTCGGCGAGCTGGTCTCCCAGGAAGTGCAGGAGCGGCAGGACAGACTCGCCGCTGGAGTCCTCGATGCCCTGCGGGGGTTCGCGCGGGAGGAACGCTCGTCGCCGCCGACGGGGAACGACTTCCTGAACGTGTCCTTTCTGGTGGAGCGGGACAAGGAGCAGAGTTTCCTCAGCGAGGAGCAGGGTCTCGCCAAGGAGCTGGGGGAGGACTTCGACCTCAGGCTCCTCGGCCCGTTGCCCGCATACAGTTTCGTCTAG
- a CDS encoding gas vesicle structural protein GvpA, with amino-acid sequence MTVVPQGGGTISRGGGGGSGNLYDILELILDRGLVIDVFVRVSLVGIEILKIDARIVVASVDTYLRFAEACNRLDLESGRKAPAQLTDLVGEVTEGGAHGKAKGALSGAAEAVTDALKGGHDDEESEERRKEPEERRERPRRRPAARRREE; translated from the coding sequence ATGACTGTGGTGCCGCAAGGTGGAGGAACCATTTCCAGGGGCGGCGGCGGAGGATCCGGGAACCTCTACGACATCCTCGAATTGATTCTGGACCGCGGACTGGTCATCGACGTCTTTGTGCGTGTGTCACTGGTGGGCATCGAGATCCTCAAGATCGACGCCCGCATCGTCGTAGCGAGCGTCGACACCTACCTGCGCTTCGCGGAGGCCTGTAACCGCCTCGACCTGGAGTCGGGCCGCAAGGCGCCCGCCCAGCTGACCGACCTGGTAGGTGAAGTGACCGAAGGCGGGGCGCACGGCAAGGCCAAGGGAGCCCTGAGCGGGGCCGCAGAAGCGGTGACCGACGCGCTCAAGGGGGGACATGACGACGAGGAGTCCGAAGAGAGGCGCAAGGAGCCCGAGGAGAGGCGGGAGCGGCCGAGGCGTCGGCCAGCCGCCCGACGCCGTGAGGAGTGA
- a CDS encoding gas vesicle protein GvpO — MAAGEEDETERVRRSSSKTPAKKSARKTSTGRASSRTSEDEPKRTARRLSAPRAMRYAAEQLQELLGRAPESVSALKPTEEGWQANVEVLELERVPGTTSVMASYRVTLDKEGELMAYERIRRYTRGQIDPRG; from the coding sequence ATGGCCGCAGGCGAAGAGGACGAGACAGAGCGCGTCCGGCGCTCGTCCAGCAAGACGCCCGCCAAGAAAAGCGCCCGGAAAACCAGCACCGGACGGGCGAGCAGCCGAACGAGCGAAGACGAACCGAAGCGCACGGCCCGGCGGCTTTCGGCTCCGCGGGCTATGCGGTACGCGGCTGAGCAGCTCCAGGAGCTTCTGGGCCGAGCACCTGAGTCCGTCTCCGCCTTGAAGCCGACGGAAGAAGGCTGGCAGGCGAACGTGGAGGTTCTGGAGCTGGAACGTGTTCCCGGGACCACCAGCGTGATGGCGAGCTATCGAGTGACGCTGGACAAGGAGGGTGAACTGATGGCGTACGAGCGCATCCGCCGCTACACCCGAGGGCAGATCGACCCACGCGGCTGA